In the genome of Halapricum salinum, one region contains:
- a CDS encoding sensor histidine kinase has protein sequence MASVLNSVDPSDPAIRHLRELWDITQDPEASLATKLEFVFDRETDQLDLPYGFLSHTDPATDTQTIEYAYGSHELLQPDETAPLSESYCRKTIEDPDGFLAIAHASEEGWGSDPAYRRFELESYVGSRVDMNGQTYGTICFAGSDPRSEPFDEGERMLLEMLSTWISRELQSRPVDARIEHETKTLENIASMVSHDLRNPLSVAQGHVELLNESIETSIEQIESAHQRMNDIIDNMLTLAHVDEPVTDPSYIPLCPCANEAWEMVLTENASLSLECDGVEIAADETRLKHLLENLFRNAIEHAPETEPQAQLQDDGGFDITVEVGVTPSGFYVSDNGPGIELSMRSKVLEPGYSSESDGTGFGLSIVERIASAHGWNLSIADSEMGGARFEFSNVDCRRT, from the coding sequence ATGGCAAGCGTACTCAACAGCGTCGACCCCTCAGATCCGGCGATCAGGCACTTGCGAGAGCTCTGGGATATCACCCAGGATCCGGAGGCGAGTCTCGCGACCAAACTCGAGTTTGTCTTCGATAGAGAGACTGACCAACTCGACCTTCCGTACGGATTCTTGTCGCACACTGATCCCGCGACCGACACGCAGACGATCGAATACGCATACGGATCTCACGAGTTGCTTCAGCCCGACGAGACGGCGCCACTCTCGGAGTCGTACTGTCGTAAGACGATCGAGGATCCGGACGGTTTCCTGGCGATCGCACATGCAAGCGAGGAAGGATGGGGGTCGGATCCGGCGTATCGACGCTTCGAACTAGAGAGCTACGTCGGGTCACGTGTCGACATGAACGGGCAGACGTACGGGACGATTTGCTTCGCCGGCTCCGATCCGCGGTCCGAGCCCTTCGACGAGGGAGAACGGATGCTCCTCGAGATGCTGTCGACGTGGATCAGCAGGGAACTCCAGTCACGGCCGGTCGACGCACGGATCGAACACGAGACGAAGACCCTGGAGAACATCGCAAGCATGGTCTCACACGATCTTCGGAATCCGCTCTCGGTCGCGCAGGGACACGTCGAGCTGTTGAACGAATCGATCGAGACGTCGATCGAGCAGATCGAATCCGCGCACCAGCGGATGAACGACATCATCGACAACATGCTCACGCTTGCGCACGTCGACGAGCCAGTCACCGATCCGTCCTATATCCCACTGTGTCCGTGCGCGAACGAAGCCTGGGAGATGGTTCTCACCGAGAACGCGTCGCTGTCGCTCGAGTGTGACGGCGTCGAGATCGCGGCCGACGAGACGCGCCTGAAACATCTCCTCGAGAACCTATTCAGGAACGCAATCGAACATGCTCCCGAGACCGAACCACAGGCTCAACTGCAGGATGACGGTGGGTTCGATATCACTGTCGAGGTTGGTGTCACGCCGTCTGGCTTCTACGTCAGCGACAACGGGCCCGGGATCGAACTTTCGATGCGTTCGAAAGTACTCGAACCGGGCTATTCCTCAGAGAGCGACGGCACCGGATTCGGTCTCAGTATCGTCGAGCGCATCGCGAGCGCACACGGATGGAACCTCTCGATCGCCGACAGCGAGATGGGTGGTGCCCGCTTCGAGTTCTCGAACGTCGACTGCAGGCGGACGTGA
- a CDS encoding endonuclease V — MNPVRPEFVPDPSLSREQMEALQHDIAEAAVFADDLDFDPTDVRIGRHAGQQTLTDDESPVIVGVDQAFLDDRAVSAIVALRDGEVIEEVTAVEPVEIPYIPGLLSFREGNAILAAFERLSVTPDLAVVDGSGRIHFREAGLATHIGVTLDLPAVGVAKNLLCGTPARSIPDRMLEGERIVIEADSEVTAPDGTVVGYAFQSRQYDSGSTSINPLYVSPGHRISAETAVDVVERCCGGYKLPEPTRLADRLADEAKAELA, encoded by the coding sequence ATGAATCCCGTTCGCCCCGAGTTCGTCCCCGATCCGAGCCTCTCGCGCGAGCAGATGGAAGCCCTGCAGCACGACATCGCCGAAGCCGCCGTCTTCGCGGACGACCTCGACTTCGATCCTACAGATGTGCGGATCGGCCGGCACGCAGGCCAGCAGACTCTGACCGACGACGAGTCCCCGGTAATCGTCGGCGTCGACCAGGCCTTTCTTGACGACCGCGCGGTCAGCGCCATCGTCGCCCTTCGTGATGGCGAGGTCATCGAGGAAGTCACGGCTGTCGAGCCGGTCGAGATCCCCTACATTCCCGGGCTCCTGAGTTTCCGGGAGGGAAACGCCATCCTCGCGGCCTTCGAACGGCTCTCGGTGACGCCCGACCTCGCCGTCGTCGACGGCAGCGGCCGCATCCACTTTCGGGAGGCCGGGCTGGCGACCCACATCGGCGTGACACTCGACCTCCCGGCCGTGGGCGTCGCGAAGAATCTCCTCTGTGGCACGCCAGCCAGGTCGATCCCAGACCGGATGCTTGAGGGTGAGCGGATCGTGATCGAGGCCGATAGCGAGGTGACCGCTCCCGATGGAACCGTGGTCGGCTACGCGTTCCAGAGTCGCCAGTACGACTCGGGATCGACGAGCATCAACCCGCTGTACGTCAGCCCCGGCCACCGGATCAGCGCGGAAACGGCCGTCGACGTGGTCGAGCGCTGTTGTGGTGGGTACAAGCTCCCCGAGCCGACGCGACTTGCGGATCGCCTGGCCGACGAAGCGAAAGCCGAGTTGGCGTAG